ttgctctggcctgctgcTCTACACAGGGGAAGAGGGAAAGGGAAGCAAAAGAGTTATGAATGATGATGGTAAATTAGGGAGGTGAGAATATAGTCCCGTCGTGTTGGGGCAACTCCAAATACGTGCATCCAGTCTAGTGGCTTGCAGGAAGGCTAAAACCGCTCCTATAACCACATTTGCACTGTTGATAGCAGGCCAAGAGCAGTGAACATAAATGCTGCTTAAATCCTGCCTAAAAAAATGAAACAGTTGACAGCAGTACAGCATACCTGTTCATGAATGGCGCAAATGATGTGACTTGCCAATCTGTGTTCTTCTTTCAGGGGACATACCTTGTGACTCAAGCCGCTGCTCGGGAAATGGTGTCATCTAGTGTGCCAAATGGAGCAATAGTGAACATTTCCAGTATCGTAGGGAAGACTGGGAACATGGGTCAGTGCAACTATGCTGCTTCGAAGGCTGGTGTCGTGGGTTTCACGAAAACAGTTGCCTTGGAGCTGGCCAAGCATAATATCCGTTGCAACGCCATCATGCCTGGCTTCATAGAGACACCTATGGTCGCCAGTGTTCCAGAAAAGGTGCTGGTGAAGATAAAAGAAAGGATTCCCATGGGTCGCTTTGGGAAGCCGGAAGAGCTGGCCGATGCAGTGCTTTTCCTCTGTTCTCCGGCGAGCTCCTACGTGACTGGTTCGGTGCTCGAAGTCACTGGTGGCTTGTATATGTAGATGTTGCATGGTTTAGTTTTTCATGGCGTGCTTGGTGGTGGATTATGTGCAGGATTAAGTGCAATGATGTTATGACGCCTTTTTATTGTTTTATGGAAATGATGATTACTAAGACCTTGTGCACAAGCACACGAGCTGCAAGAGGTATTGGCAACAAATATTTAAGGATTCGTCCACTTGCATTTCGCATGCTGAGGAGCTGCAGAGAACTGTGTAGATTTTTGATTTTTGATTTGTGGCCTGAGTGATGCATAGTCAATTACTGCCAAATGACAAAGAAACTTCTATGATTTTGCTGCACAGCCATTTGGTGCTGTGCTCAAGTGGCTATGCAGCAGAGATAAAGCACTGTTCTGTCTTCCACTGCTGGCAGGCACGTTGTGCATGCACGCACTACTATTTTACCCAGCATTTGTGTGTCTATTGCTAGGATACACTGGTCTGAGGGGAGTGGAGTTAGGGGACCGTTCTCACTTAATTGAAATCTTTTGTTGAAAGTTTGCTTGACAAAACGTGTGAACAAACTTCTAACAAAATTTGTTGAGTTGCTGAGTCATAATATTGTACGTTAATGCTGACAACGGTGATACCGAGAGGGAGAAGAGATAATTACATTTATTAGTTGCAAAGAAACTATGCCCCCATCTAAGCCTCTTTGTAGGTTACATATTCTGACTTAACACATTCTTTATTTACCGCTCCATAGAGCTGGGTAACtaagagccaggggcgtagccaggggggggttggggggttcaaccccccccccccccgaactttttcagttttgcttgcgtatatatacacgtgcacatacaaatgcacgcacaaacatacacaaagtatggttgaacccccccccgaaaaaaatttctggctacgcccctgctaagaGCAGTGCCAACAGTACATTCATAGGCATGCACAGGGCTCTccatccggggggggggggttgttcaaAGCAGccaacccccctccctcccctaccCTTTCTGCCGTTGGCAGActttgaaagaaaacaagctccacaatggatgcaaaaatgaaaatgaagtgatggcgggcttctcacaaaggcctgacATTGGTTCCCAGCTTTCCGGGGTAAAGGTTGGAAGTAACCAGTTCTttcaatgcaacatcaggggtccttgtCCGCAATTATCGGTAAAAACATGTATAGCCATAACTTTGCACATTGAAAAATGACATGAAAGGTCCTactgagtaaatgtatggggcagaattggcaccCCCTTTAGATGACAGGCGGGGGGTGGAGCACCACcctgccccccttgtgcgcatgcctatgagtACATTGTTATTGTAAAAAACTGAAAACTTCAAGACGAGCAGAGATTTGGCTGCAAGAAAGCTAGTAATTGTTGAACTATGCAATTTGTAGACAAATACTGTCACACGCATATGACGTGTAACAAGCTTATGCACAGTACGTATGCTAATGTGTAGAATTTATTAGCTCTTTTGCTGTGAAAACATTCTCGTGGATTATTGATATTTTCTAAGGAGACTGCAGAAACACTCACCAGAATGCAACAGTAGAGTCGTGATAGACTGACTGGGTGACAAAAAAAAGCTTGAAAGAGATACAAAATATAATGTAAGAAATGTGTTGGGAGTAATGGGCAATGAGCCATGAAAAGCAGGTGAGACAATGCAAGGAGTGTAGGCACAGCCCCTTTTTAAACTAAACTGTATGCATGTGATAAAAGTGGTAAACTGCAGGCTAAAAAGACAACTGCAACGAACAAACAATGATACAATTTTTTATTTGCATGCATGGTTGCAAGGTCTTTTCATGGTACTCGCAACATTTCTGAAGCAAAGCTCGTCTGAGCCAGCAGCTATTGGCTCACCATTTACATGGCCATGGCTGATGACCAGATTATCCTATCTTCAGAAGTGCTTCCCAATGTTCATTTGGTTTTCTGAGAGAGCTATGTATATATTGTCATATTTTCAAGACATGATACCTGTACCACTGGTTCTTTGGAAATCTTAACTGGACATGTTCAAAAAATGGGACTATCATATGACATTTGTGTCTAACCAAATGTCTGTAGCTTTTTGTATGAGGTCTTCTAAATGTAGTATCTTATTGTTGTTTACTGCCAGTTATTTGTAAGATATGCATCAGAATTCTTGCAAAGTGGGATCTTCGTTGTATTCTTGAAGTCTGGCAAGAATGAGTTGTTagagaaaaaaaactttgtcATTGTCTTTGGTGAAATATTACACCTGATATTCATCAAGTGTCTCATTGCAGAATTTCCTCCTCTTTGTGAAATCTAGAACAAAGTGATGCTTACTTGTGGTATGGAAATAAAATCGATATTACACtgcattacagtttcttgctaaTCTTTTATTTGGTCCTGTACCTTAGTGCAAATAAAAGCCATATTGGGCATTATCCTATGGATTTTTTAGCCAGCTGTTTGAAGTAATTGTGCTAAAGATGTTTTGATGACGTGAATTAGTGGCCATGCTTTGCGAACGCTTGTGTTTACTATCTGCTGCT
Above is a window of Rhipicephalus sanguineus isolate Rsan-2018 chromosome 3, BIME_Rsan_1.4, whole genome shotgun sequence DNA encoding:
- the LOC119387985 gene encoding estradiol 17-beta-dehydrogenase 8, whose protein sequence is MAGIQQLAGRLALVTGGGSGIGRAVCKALSNEGARVVAADINKEGAATTVNDLPGSHEHRALQVDVGSSESVSSMFAEIKKAYSAPVSIVVNCAGILRDTFLMDMTEEAFDEVMKINLKGTYLVTQAAAREMVSSSVPNGAIVNISSIVGKTGNMGQCNYAASKAGVVGFTKTVALELAKHNIRCNAIMPGFIETPMVASVPEKVLVKIKERIPMGRFGKPEELADAVLFLCSPASSYVTGSVLEVTGGLYM